A DNA window from Arachis duranensis cultivar V14167 chromosome 3, aradu.V14167.gnm2.J7QH, whole genome shotgun sequence contains the following coding sequences:
- the LOC107482025 gene encoding uncharacterized protein At4g22758 encodes MLLSKQKKNNQNANVRRLLISINVLGSAGPIRFVVNEGDLVAAVIDTALKSYAREGRLPVLGTDTAGFALYCPLVGSDALSPWETIGSHGARNFMLCRKPETSSRRVADADASETTTTLSRRGSGSWKAWFNKSLNLKISSH; translated from the exons atgttGCTGAGcaagcagaagaagaacaaccaGAACGCGAACGTGAGGAGGCTTCTGATAAGCATCAACGTGCTTGGGAGCGCGGGTCCGATTCGGTTTGTGGTGAATGAGGGAGACCTTGTTGCGGCGGTCATCGACACCGCCCTTAAGTCCTACGCCCGCGAGGGGAGGCTCCCTGTTCTTGGCACCGACACCGCCGGATTCGCCCTCTACTGCCCCCTTGTTGGATCTGATG CCCTGAGTCCTTGGGAGACAATTGGATCACACGGAGCAAGGAACTTCATGCTATGCAGGAAGCCGGAAACATCTTCGAGGCGTGTGGCAGATGCTGATGCAAGTGAGACCACAACCACCCTCTCCCGCAGAGGCAGCGGCAGCTGGAAGGCCTGGTTCAACAAGTCCCTCAACCTTAAGATTTCTTCCCACTGA
- the LOC107481939 gene encoding uncharacterized protein LOC107481939, with protein sequence MMNNNGRSSGSSVAPKIVQIETRYVETDPINFRQVVQSLTGKNSSMPIVTPSPLYFTEREQEEEAIMAYRHGSIGAKKPQEQVAVNHHAATIILNNNVSFKDFDALLSDLPSIHDLLY encoded by the coding sequence atgaTGAACAACAATGGTCGTAGTAGTGGTAGTAGTGTTGCTCCAAAGATAGTGCAGATCGAAACAAGGTACGTTGAAACCGACCCTATTAACTTCAGACAAGTTGTTCAATCTCTCACTGGCAAGAACTCTTCCATGCCTATTGTTACTCCTTCACCGTTATATTTCACTGAAcgagaacaagaagaagaagcaattaTGGCATATCGTCATGGTAGTATCGGTGCCAAGAAGCCTCAAGAACAAGTTGCCGTCAATCATCATGCTGCTACCATCATACTCAACAACAATGTTTCCTTCAAGGACTTTGATGCATTGTTGTCTGATTTGCCTTCCATTCACGACCTACTCTACTAG
- the LOC107482027 gene encoding DELLA protein 2, with amino-acid sequence MKREHHHLHPNPHDPSPSSVPAPSPPSSTPPTTSTIAGAYSGYSIHNGTTSSGKSKLWDECAAADGGMDELLAVVGYKVRSSDMAEVAQKLEQLEEAMGNARDGISQLSNDTVHFNPADISNWLETMINNLDVPPPPPPPLPQQHSVDSSSSSAAFLPQTESSTITTSVDRAFEDSSSSDYDLKAIAGKAIYTTAAATADSLSPSSKRVKPSPAESSSSTRPLVLVDSQENGIRLVHTLMACAEAVHQNNLSLAEALVKQIGFLAVSQVGAMRKVATYFAEALARRIYGLYPENPIHHSFSDMLQIHFYETCPYLKFAHFTANQAILEAFQGKNRVHVIDFSMNQGMQWPALMQALALRPGGPPAFRLTGIGPPAADNSDHLQEVGWKLAQLAETIHVEFEYRGFVANSLADLDASMLELRPSETEAVAVNSVFELHKLLARPGAVEKVLSVVRQIRPEIVTVVEQEANHNGPGFLDRFTESLHYYSTMFDSLEGSVNSQDKVMSEVYLGKQICNVVACEGVDRVERHETLGQWRTRFGSAGFTPVHLGSNAFKQASMLLALFAGGDGYRVEENNGCLMLGWHTRPLIATSAWQLATKSVVAH; translated from the coding sequence ATGAAGAGGGAGCACCACCATCTACATCCCAACCCACACGATCCCTCACCCTCTTCCGTGCCTGCACCATCACCACCTTCATCTACGCCACCAACCACCTCCACCATCGCCGGAGCTTATTCCGGTTACTCAATCCACAACGGTACAACCTCTTCCGGAAAATCCAAGCTCTGGGACGAGTGCGCGGCGGCTGACGGCGGCATGGACGAGCTACTCGCGGTGGTTGGTTACAAGGTGAGGTCGTCGGATATGGCGGAAGTGGCGCAGAAGCTTGAGCAGCTTGAGGAAGCCATGGGGAACGCACGGGACGGAATCTCCCAACTCTCCAACGACACGGTTCACTTCAACCCCGCAGATATCTCCAACTGGCTCGAAACGATGATCAACAATCTCGACGTGccgcctcctcctcctccaccgTTGCCGCAGCAACACTCCGTtgactcctcctcctcctccgccGCCTTCCTCCCCCAAACTGAATCCTCCACCATCACAACTTCCGTGGATAGGGCCTTCGAGGACAGCTCCTCCTCCGACTACGACCTCAAGGCCATCGCAGGCAAGGCAATATACACCACCGCCGCCGCCACCGCCGATTCCCTATCTCCTTCCTCCAAGCGCGTGAAACCCTCGCCTGCCGAGTCGTCGTCCTCGACTCGGCCCCTCGTACTGGTTGACTCGCAGGAGAATGGGATCCGACTCGTCCACACACTCATGGCGTGCGCGGAGGCTGTCCACCAGAACAACCTGTCTCTTGCGGAGGCGCTCGTAAAGCAGATCGGGTTCTTGGCGGTGTCTCAGGTTGGAGCCATGCGCAAAGTAGCCACCTACTTCGCCGAAGCCCTCGCTCGCCGGATCTACGGTCTATACCCGGAGAACCCGATCCACCACTCGTTCTCCGATATGCTCCAGATCCACTTTTACGAGACCTGTCCCTACCTCAAGTTCGCTCACTTCACCGCCAACCAGGCCATCCTCGAAGCGTTCCAGGGAAAGAACCGCGTCCACGTCATCGATTTCAGCATGAACCAGGGGATGCAGTGGCCAGCGCTCATGCAAGCCCTGGCTCTTCGTCCGGGCGGTCCACCGGCATTCCGGTTAACCGGAATCGGACCTCCGGCGGCAGACAACTCCGATCACTTGCAGGAGGTAGGTTGGAAGCTCGCTCAATTAGCCGAAACGATCCACGTCGAGTTCGAGTATAGAGGATTCGTCGCGAACAGCTTGGCGGATCTTGACGCCTCGATGCTGGAGCTGAGGCCGAGTGAGACCGAGGCGGTGGCGGTTAACTCGGTTTTCGAGCTGCACAAGCTGCTCGCTCGTCCTGGCGCGGTGGAGAAGGTTCTGTCGGTGGTGAGGCAGATTCGACCGGAGATCGTGACGGTGGTGGAGCAGGAGGCGAACCACAATGGACCGGGTTTTCTTGACCGGTTCACGGAGTCCCTGCACTACTACTCCACCATGTTCGACTCGCTTGAGGGTTCGGTAAACTCGCAGGACAAGGTGATGTCGGAGGTGTACCTTGGGAAACAGATCTGCAACGTGGTAGCGTGCGAAGGGGTGGACCGGGTCGAGAGGCACGAGACACTGGGTCAGTGGCGGACCCGATTTGGTTCTGCTGGGTTCACACCGGTCCACTTGGGTTCAAATGCCTTCAAGCAAGCGAGCATGTTGCTAGCACTGTTTGCGGGTGGGGATGGATACAGAGTGGAAGAGAATAACGGTTGCCTTATGCTTGGTTGGCATACTAGACCCTTGATTGCCACCTCCGCGTGGCAACTCGCCACCAAATCGGTGGTTGCTCACTGA
- the LOC107481940 gene encoding uncharacterized protein LOC107481940, translated as MIIGCGLHNAIPTAEFRLGRGLALSSTCHRCQNGSESILHCLRECPSAKEVWTLLGLYSDNSNLHDWLYRGARSGDVFLFFSTIWWIWRSRNHDLFNIDDSWSASKVVSLIRSSVREFHTIFAMHQSLSPPSLCLHWIPPPVHSVKLNCDASWFAPSGYAGFGCIIRNPDGCWLKGCTGKVEVCSVLFAELYAIWRGLLLAWESGFREVICETDCLEALFLVNQRMLSKDIPEWDLAKHIQEVMNWNWRVSILLIQRTANSVAKAAASVADIHSNWSQPWSELQHLIDLDMTLAN; from the exons ATGATAATTGGTTGTGG TCTCCATAATGCTATTCCTACAGCAGAGTTTCGTTTGGGTCGTGGTTTAGCTTTATCTAGCACCTGTCATCGGTGTCAGAATGGTTCTGAATCCATTCTTCATTGTCTTCGGGAGTGCCCTAGTGCCAAGGAGGTCTGGACCCTTTTAGGCTTGTATTCAGATAACTCGAATTTACATGATTGGCTCTACAGAGGTGCAAGGAGTGgagatgtttttcttttcttttcgacCATCTGGTGGATTTGGAGAAGCAGGAATCATGACTTATTTAATATAGATGATTCATGGAGTGCTAGTAAAGTGGTGAGTTTGATTCGTAGTTCAGTAAGGGAGTTTCACACTATTTTTGCTATGCATCAATCTCTGTCTCCTCCTTCACTTTGTTTGCATTGGATTCCACCTCCAGTTCATTCtgttaaattgaattgtgatgctagttggTTTGCTCCTTCTGGCTATGCTGGTTTTGGTTGTATTATTCGCAATCCTGATGGATGTTGGTTGAAAGGTTGCACTGGAAAAGTCGAAGTGTGTAGTGTTCTTTTTGCTGAATTGTATGCAATTTGGAGAGGTTTACttcttgcttgggagagtggatTTCGTGAGGTTATTTGTGAAACAGACTGTTTAGAAGCTCTTTTCTTGGTAAACCAAAGAATGCTTAGTAAGGATATTCCGGAATGGGATTTGGCAAAGCATATTCAGGAGGTTATGAATTGGAATTGGAGAGTCTCTATTCTTTTAATTCAGAGGACTGCAAATAGTGTTGCTAAAGCAGCTGCTTCTGTCGCGGACATTCACTCGAATTGGAGCCAACCATGGAGTGAGCTTCAACATCTAATAGATTTAGATATGACCCTagccaattaa